In candidate division TA06 bacterium, the genomic stretch GATGTCCAGACTGCCTTTGCCGTCGCCCAATTTTCCCGACAAGCTGCGGTTGCCCTGACGAAGCCCGGACAGGTCCGGTTCACATTCAATATCTCCGCTGACCGTGCCGGCCTCGATGACCGCCGATGATCCCTTGTCCAGGATCAGCGAAACATCGCCCGAGACGGTGTTAATGGCCGCCTGTGATCCCTCCTCCAACGGCCCTTGGAACTGAATATCGCCGCTGGTGCTGCTGACCTTCAATTGGCCGATCTTTTCCGTCCGGATATCGATGTCGCCGCTTACCGTCTGTCCCTGCAGATCTCCCGACAGGGAAATGCTTACGTCTCCGCTGACGGTCTGAAAGGACAGGCCGCCGGAACAGTCATTGATCCCGATATCGCCGCCGGCAGTGTTTATCTTCAGGGAGGCCTCGGTGCAGCCGCTGGCTGTTATGTCACCGGAGACAGAGGAAAGATTGTTCTCGCCTTGGCAGCCCGATATTTCTATTTCGCCGGAGGCGGTGTTGAGCCGGCATCCGCCCGTCAGGTTCCAGACCGAGATCTCTCCGCTGGCCGAGGATATCTCAGCGGCCAGGTGTTTCGGCATCCCAATGGTGAAATCCACCTTGGCCCGGCGCTTCTTGGTCCAGGGGGGGCCATCGACCTTTATCCTCAAAACACCCCCCTCGTTCTCGGTGCTGATGTCCAGTGATTTGAGTTTTTCTTTGGCTTCGTCCTGGTCTTCGGCCCAGACCTGGATGTCGGCTTTGACGGTGATCCGGTCGGTATCGGCTCCGATGATCTCGAAATCGCTGCGGAGCTGGCTGATGGATATGGCCGTGATCCCGGCGGCGGGGACGATTATTTCCTTTTCCTCCCCGGCCTTTTCCGAGCCGTGTATCCCATCAACATCAATATGAAAGCCCTTCAGATCTTTAAGGCTTTCCCTGACGCCGGCCATGGCCTCGGCCACGATCTTTCCGGGGTTTATCTGCCCGATGGTATCATGCAGGTCAGTCATATCATCACGCAAATGATGGTGATCACGACAGTGTTTTCCCTTGTTCAAAGCCGACAACAGCGAGTCGGCTTCCTGAGAGCTGATCCTGCCGCCCTCCAGCATTTTAAGTATTTTGATGGTTTCTTCCGACATGGCGGTCTCCTGTTGGGGCCGATAAATCGGCCCTTACTATTGGTTGGGACAATTCATCCAACTACGCCGCCTTTAGCGGCTACGTCGGACGCATGAATTGCCCTTACGTTAAGTGCCCTGACGGTTGTCTGTTGGGGCAGGTTTTAAACCTGCCCTTACTGCCTGGCCTTGTCCAGCAGTGCAACGGCCTGGGCCGCGCTGATTTTTCCTAATTCCAAGGCCTCCAGCACTTCCGAGCGGCTCATTGCCGGGGCAGCCTGTCCGGACAGGGCGGAGATGGCGTCGTCCAGCTTGTTGCGGACCGTAGGGTAAGAGATGCCCAGCCGGCTTTCCACCTCCTTGATATTGCCCCGCGACAGGATGAAGGTCTTTATGAAATCCAGCTGGTCTTCGGTCAAGCTGCCCAGGGGGGACAGGGGGAACTCTCCCCGGACGGTGGTGTCGCAGCCGGAGCACCGCAGTTCCGAGACATGCATTGGACCCTGGCAGGCCGGGCAGATATTGGGTGTTTGTTTGGGCATGTTATAGCAACTTCATTATCAGGAGGTTAGATCATTCTTTGCAGT encodes the following:
- a CDS encoding DUF2089 domain-containing protein; translated protein: MPKQTPNICPACQGPMHVSELRCSGCDTTVRGEFPLSPLGSLTEDQLDFIKTFILSRGNIKEVESRLGISYPTVRNKLDDAISALSGQAAPAMSRSEVLEALELGKISAAQAVALLDKARQ
- a CDS encoding DUF4097 family beta strand repeat protein, whose protein sequence is MSEETIKILKMLEGGRISSQEADSLLSALNKGKHCRDHHHLRDDMTDLHDTIGQINPGKIVAEAMAGVRESLKDLKGFHIDVDGIHGSEKAGEEKEIIVPAAGITAISISQLRSDFEIIGADTDRITVKADIQVWAEDQDEAKEKLKSLDISTENEGGVLRIKVDGPPWTKKRRAKVDFTIGMPKHLAAEISSASGEISVWNLTGGCRLNTASGEIEISGCQGENNLSSVSGDITASGCTEASLKINTAGGDIGINDCSGGLSFQTVSGDVSISLSGDLQGQTVSGDIDIRTEKIGQLKVSSTSGDIQFQGPLEEGSQAAINTVSGDVSLILDKGSSAVIEAGTVSGDIECEPDLSGLRQGNRSLSGKLGDGKGSLDIKTVSGDITIS